The following coding sequences are from one Neurospora crassa OR74A linkage group I, whole genome shotgun sequence window:
- a CDS encoding bZIP transcription factor produces the protein MMEDNHMGKVSGMEWSDSSSGASDDQQHDQQEQPVIHAPVPVRPRLPSRKSSGTMIVPRDSIEVGPVEMTLGPDDVRAMSPRRTSQDLEMLSKEAREELQRHAKALQDSLLALFHRIEAVKEEHNKLDNNNKFLQKYIGDLMSTSKITAPSSRPKK, from the exons ATGATGGAGGACAATCACATGGGCAAGGTATCCGGCATGGAGTGGTCAGATTCATCATCCGGGGCGTCCGACGATCAGCAACATGACCAGCAAGAGCAGCCAGTCATCCATGCTCCAGTCCCGGTACGACCACGATTGCCGAGCCGAAAGAGCAGTGGGACCATGATTGTACCGCGCGACTCTATTGAGGTTGGCCCCGTCGAGATGACGCTTGGGCCCGACGACGTGAGGGCCATGAGTCCGAGGAGAACGAGCCAGGACCTCGAAATGCTGAGCAAGGAAGCAAGAGAAGAGTTGCAAAG GCACGCCAAGGCGCTTCAGGACTCGCTGTTGGCCCTCTTCCACCGGATCGAGGCTGTCAAAGAGGAACACAACAAGCTcgacaacaataacaagTTCCTGCAAAAGTACATTGGTGATCTTATGAGCACTAGCAAGATCACAGCGCCCAGCAGCCGACCCAAGAAATGA